Proteins encoded together in one Helicobacter pylori window:
- a CDS encoding ParA family protein: MIITIANEKGGSGKSTLCLNLCVQLLLDKKDIAALDTDSQKSLEVFNNIRSETSLPNFTLFNRTGNITDTLKQMTDKYEYILIDTKGEHSKESQRAMLLSDWVLIPTTPSQLDTAVLLDMLERIRDIQALNENLKACIVMNRIPTIPTLKEKKALIDFINQNNANESVFLMDNLLSERIAYKRSVSEGMGVMEYNDNKAKNE; the protein is encoded by the coding sequence ATGATAATCACCATAGCTAACGAAAAAGGAGGGAGCGGTAAATCCACTTTATGCTTGAACTTGTGCGTTCAATTATTGCTAGACAAGAAAGATATTGCCGCATTAGACACTGATAGCCAAAAGAGTTTGGAAGTGTTTAACAATATTAGGAGTGAAACAAGTTTGCCTAATTTCACGCTCTTTAATCGCACAGGTAATATCACAGACACCTTAAAACAGATGACGGATAAATACGAATACATCCTTATTGACACTAAAGGCGAACATTCCAAAGAAAGCCAAAGGGCTATGCTATTGAGCGATTGGGTGCTAATACCCACCACGCCAAGCCAACTAGACACAGCAGTGTTATTAGACATGCTAGAAAGGATTAGAGACATCCAAGCGTTGAATGAAAATTTGAAAGCTTGTATTGTGATGAATCGCATCCCTACTATCCCCACTCTTAAAGAGAAAAAAGCCCTCATTGATTTCATCAACCAAAATAACGCTAATGAAAGCGTGTTTTTAATGGATAATCTATTAAGCGAAAGGATAGCTTATAAGCGTTCAGTGAGTGAAGGTATGGGTGTGATGGAATACAATGACAATAAGGCTAAAAACGAATGA